The sequence below is a genomic window from Pseudomonadota bacterium.
TTCCCATGCCTCAATGGCTGCCCGGTGATCTTTCAGCGCCGGCTTCGCCGCATCGGCCTGCGCTTCTTCATAGTCGCTGATGGTCTTAGTGAAAAAACCGTCGCAGGTTGATTTCCGCTCTCCGGAATCGGCAATCACCAAAATGAACAGCCCGACAGGCCCGTGCAGTTTCTCAAGCCGCTTCGCATCGGCATGGGCTTGGATCGCCAGCGAAAGCGCCGCCAGCGCCGACGATGCCACCATCGGAACAGGTGCCTTGACGAAGCTCACAACCTCTTCCACCGCCGCTCGAATTGGCAGGGGCAGGGCATCCTGCGGATAGGATTCTGGCTCGATCTTCGAGGCCAGTGGGTGCGGATCAGGCCAGCCGTTGCCCTCAGCATCGTCCGCTGGTGCGTCATCGTTGCCGGGTTGATGATCGCCCCTTGCCGGTGTCGTCGCGTTCGCTATGGCCCGCGCTACGGCTTCTGCTCTATCCAGAATCATCATGTCGTTGAAGTCGGTCATGTCGGGATCGCGGTCGCTGCCGAAGTCGGGAATTGCCGTCCTGCCAGCGCCGACTTTTGCGGCCTCGATTGCATGGGGATCGGGTTCGCCGGTCGCCTTCACCAGATCAGCCAGAATCACCAGAGCCGCCGCCGGGTAGCGTTCGCGGATCGCCTTCGCCACCGTTGGCAGGTTGCCCGACGATAGCGCCGCGATGGCAGGGTGTCCTGTAGCTTCCGATGCCGATAGCCCGGTCGCCACGCCTTCACCGATCAGCAGGGTCAGGCCCGCGCCATCGCCATCGGGCAGGCGTTCGGTTGCCCAATATCCGCCCACCTTGCTACCACGCCCGGCCAGTGCCGCCTTGCGCTTGTCGCCGTCAATCAGTTCCAGCGTTGATATACCATCGCCTTGTTTGACTGCAACCACCAGCAAACGCCCGGTCAGCAGGTCGCCGCGACAGTTTGGCGCGTAGCCCAAAATCGCCGCCGCCGCGCCCGCTTCGATCTCCCGCAGGGTTGCCACGGGGGGAACCCGCTTGCGTACCAGATACGGGTTATCGACTTTCGCTTCGGTCGCCGCTTTCAGGATCGCCGCCGCCCTCGATGCCGTGTCAGCACGTTCTCGGGCTATCTCGGCTTCGTCTTTTGCGACGCGTTCCTCCGCTATGCGTCGCCTCACGACAAGCTCTTCGGGTGTCGGCTTGGCGTAGGTTCCATCATCGCGCCAGCCGTTCGCTTTGGCTTCATGGAACAGGGTGCCGATCTTCAGCGCCCCGGTTTCGCTGATACTCTTCCAAACGGATGCAGCCTCATCGTCGCCACGGCCATCCCGCCATTCGTCCCACA
It includes:
- a CDS encoding DUF3987 domain-containing protein translates to MMNDIDRIREALQFISTGGHDERFRIGCMVKSELGAAGRDLWDEWRDGRGDDEAASVWKSISETGALKIGTLFHEAKANGWRDDGTYAKPTPEELVVRRRIAEERVAKDEAEIARERADTASRAAAILKAATEAKVDNPYLVRKRVPPVATLREIEAGAAAAILGYAPNCRGDLLTGRLLVVAVKQGDGISTLELIDGDKRKAALAGRGSKVGGYWATERLPDGDGAGLTLLIGEGVATGLSASEATGHPAIAALSSGNLPTVAKAIRERYPAAALVILADLVKATGEPDPHAIEAAKVGAGRTAIPDFGSDRDPDMTDFNDMMILDRAEAVARAIANATTPARGDHQPGNDDAPADDAEGNGWPDPHPLASKIEPESYPQDALPLPIRAAVEEVVSFVKAPVPMVASSALAALSLAIQAHADAKRLEKLHGPVGLFILVIADSGERKSTCDGFFTKTISDYEEAQADAAKPALKDHRAAIEAWEAKRGGVKEKIRQLAKEQKSTAGMESALRDLEHDKPEPPRIPRLLYADATPEALAYGLAKQWPSAGVVSAEAGIVFGSHGMGKDSVMRNLSLLNQLWDGKSLTIDRRSTESFTVRGARLTMALQVQEPTLREFFTRSGALARGTGFLARFLVAWPESTQGMRQIDPDAPDGPATWPHLAAFHRRIAAILDQPVPIDEDGALTPPMLHLTPEAKAAWVEYHNAIESELSCGGELYDVRDVASKSADNAARLAALFQMFEGAGGAIGLAAFESASLITAWHLHESRRFFGELALPAELADAARLDGWLIEHCRRERTHLVSTREAQRLGPIRDKEKLAAALRELEELDRVQVAQEGRRKTIKVNPALVGVVP